GTTTCACATTGCAAAACTCATTTGTAATACATTTCAAAGCTTAACAAGTCAATACACTGACTCCTGGACTAGGGATATTTAACGGtggaaccacgtaaaaattctCCTTCTCTTTTACTTAATCACTATTTAATTTCTTAACCTCTTACTTAATTTTATTGTCGAAAATCTCGGTAAACAAAAGTAattgaaattataaaaaacacaaatagtttagtatttaagtcattaattgtaataaaaatgtaaaaatgtgAAGCACGAATTCGAGCTATACAAGAAAATATATTAGCTCAAGTATAACACGACATGAAAATACTAGGCTACGAATCGTATCAAACCTATCCTATAAAATTATTTGCACAATATGACATGTGCCATAGTATAGCACGACTCATATTTTTCAGGTTTCAAAATACGAGTTAGACCAATACGGTATGCACATATTTAGAGATCTGGATCTTAGTTATGCGCGGAGTCTataaaacaacaataataataaaaagacatTTCTTGTGTGAGAGAGAATGAAGTTTGTTTAGatggtattttttattaatatgctAAACTTTAGATTGGTGGAACAACTGTTTGGACAAAGAATTTAGCTTCAAGCATTAAATGAGTCAACCTTGTAATAATTATGAGTGGACAAGATCAATCAATCTAATCCTATTATAAAAAatgatatccaattacaattagATTGCTGGATTCTAATTAAATTGAATGAGTTATTAGATtatacatttaaaattaattaaaaattgatctaactacatataattatataaaaatatatattatattatttatatataataaattaatatttatatttaatttttattagttgtttattaatttttttggtcttttttatttatatttggaGAATTACcctatatactatatattttttttttcaaatttacggtttgggtttctaaaatggatgcagcgctagttgcaatagggtttctatacgattttttgttgcaatttaagttgtagcgctagttgcaatagggatttctatacgattttttgttgcaatttaagttgcaacGCTAGTTACAATAAgggtttctatgtaaaattctgtaaaattacaaaaaaaactggtttgaagtgtaaaaatgaaaaagacccTTTATACTTTCATACttgattttttattcatttataaaaatagaaatatcATAATCTCAAAATGAAAACaacttttttaaaatagaaaccaaataatctcaaaataaaaacaGCTTAACCTCAAAATAGAAatagtttttataaaaataaaaaaaaaaattaaaaaagacgTAAAAATGgagagaaaaaattaaaaaatgtagtATACATAGTAATTCCCTTTAATTTTTTAGGGATTCTATTATGCCTTATTAatttatgagttttttttttttaattaaaagggATATTGGTGGCTAAATCActtgaactttacggtttgtaacacttaaccacaaaaactaaatttttggcggctaaactacctaaatcctggttccgttttgctctgcacacctccatCTAAAAAttacagttaagtgccacggtgaaCTGTCCACGtatacacacttgtacacgtggcaaatttttagtggttcacgtaatattagttttataaaataattataaatatttaaaaaaattaaaaaatgagatttttttttttacttttttaatttaaaaaaattaaaaaattaactttttttttcttttcttcttcttcttcttcttcttcttcttcttcttcttcttctttttctgtagaaaccctcccaccctctttctctctctctctctctctctctctctctctctctctctctctctctcgtatcaccctctttctctctcttgtcTCACCACCGGATCCTGAACCCTCCTagccctctttctctctctcgtcTCACCACCGGATCCCGAATGGGGCTAGTTGTTGTGTTTCTGCAGAGAGGGAGGTGGTGACGATGGGTGGAATGGGAGATGGAGCTTTGTGGAGATGGTGGTTCGTGACTAGCGTGCGTGGAAATGGTGCTGATGGCAAGACTTTGCGAATGGATGGTGATTTATGGTTGGTGTTTCGACTATTGGGCGGTGAAGGTGGATGGAGGTAATTTTTGGTTGTGTGTGGAGCCTGGAGGTGAAGCTTCAGATGTTGAACGGTGATGGTGGGACTGAGCTGTTGTGGTTGGAGTAGAGGTGGGAATGGTTGTAGAGAATGGTGATGGTGAATGGTGGGGGCGGCTAGGGTTAAGTTGTTGAGGGTAATGGTtgatttaccaggatcttagatctactcacaagtatgttgatttaacaactaaatatgaacttctaaaacgataaataaaaacacataaaagttaagaaaccttacagtgatggcagcggaattaagtgtctccttccactcaaataTCTAaaccttgattcctgtctgtagcagagtataatcaagatctgagcccgaatgtccttcagttggatgtgatccttcacagtcttccaatctatgattgaggtactgtatgctgtgtgtgggcacttctctctcacaaggaattcgaaattcactctctttttctctcttgatttcgtgtgatacaaTTGCATGAATTACAAGACATACAACGAGAAGAGAGGGGGCGacaatatatagggaaaagggagagctcaactttccaaataaacagtttcttcttttactgtgtaattgattaactgccttatttagtgtgatccactattttcctattattgctaggttttggttagcaattacttggcaattaaaattgaaaataataattgggaaacacacaaagaggtggccgACCATAAGTGTaacttgggcctcacttggattttgcagtttccttaattttatttctatttctcaaaaaatgccacttttctaattctaaccatttaaatgccaaaactaattatttaataactaaaatagattattaaataatattatcatttaaaataattattaattagacagacaaagtctctcaattaataattaaacctagaaacccttttatttacaatttcacccttaaaCAGTGAGAATtcttaaattagacatagtctaacttttagaattataattgattaatcataaatcaattatagagtcttacaaacagtatggtctcaactagaatggggaccatggatctataatgctgagcttccaataagttgaaccgaatttaccaagtaaatccctaacttattaattccttgttgaatccactcttagaacttggaattgcactctcagacttatatagagcatactatatttttcacgatatacatatgctatctcatttaactattgttataatcttaatgtgattaaaaaaatcctctttatagatgatttacatcgagatgggataaatttaccgtttccacccctcaatgtattttgccccttaaaacacttagttacctgtaaatgatgttttagtgatctaatatatagtcactgaaacaagagctcatccatttacttctatttaactaagctcgaagggaatcatcacttgacttctatacaccagtagaagctatagattccatatttatgttcagcactcccactcagttatgctatcatgttctcaaaatatacgtatcaacctgacccaaaagtaggcttaactaataaatcaaagaacatgaataacactcctgagattgagcctaagcatatcaggatttagattcttttaatctaagatcaacttctgatattgacttggaaagatacaacggtaagtttataatatcttatctaagttcaatatcggtccagttcaatgtatactccatacattcgaaactagtatactttaccaatgtcctagaaagaacataacacttactccaagtgtaagtatacttcatcgctgattatcatatcagtgtaaatccaaaacactgatgaacaaggactaagtcttttgaatcatataatcacaatcacattccactgtattgacaatattgtaattgtgaatgaatatatgttctggattcaactgattttgtgcatatattaaatatgtatattaaaccataaacatgtaaaatacatgtaaacataaatcacttcaaattctaaattgataactaatcagattataatgggttttatttagggcacaaaatccaacagggGGTTCtgtcaagaagaaagagaaagaaaaaaaaaagaagaaaaaaagaaaaagaaaaagggaaaagtaaaaaaaagaaaaaaaaaatttaatttttttaatttgattttttaaatatttataattattttttaaaactaatattacgtgaaccactaaaaatttatcatgtacaagtgtgtacacgtggacagtatACAGtgacacttaactgtgatttttgaacggaggtgtgcagagcaaaacggaaccagggtttaggtagtttagtcGCCAAGAATtttgtttttgtggttaagtgttacaaaccgtaaagttcagtTGGTTTAACCGCCAATATccctaattaaaatttcaaattatgtTCATTGAAATCCAATTGAAAACTAGATAATCTAATTACTAACTAGATCAGAGTGAATTTTGAAAGGTAATtagattgaatatttttttttaaggtaattagattggatcttATAGtcattttttaatctaattacTAATTTGATTAGatgatataataaaaatatatattagattGGATCTGATGGTACCTAAGTTAACGtctttcttaagagaaaatccataaaaataaataaataaataacgaGTGTCTGACATTGTACCGTACCAACTCCTTTATTCTTTGAGTTCCTCTGATCAGTCGAACTTTCCCGGAAAATTCTCGAgacttttgattttgattttgagtTTTGTGCTGAAACAATGGCTTCTTCACTAGGCAAAGTTGAGCTTAGAACCCTAGGCAACACTGGCCTCAAGCTCAGCTGCGTTGGATTTGGTGCTTCTCCTCTCGGCAATGTCTTCGGTCCAGTCTCTGAAGACGACGCTATCGCCTCTGTTCGTCTAGCTTTTAGTCTCGGCATCAATTTCTTCGACACCTCTCCGTATGTACTACTCTAAGCTTGTTTAAGAAATGTAAAGTTGAAGGTATTCATTGCCTTTGGGATTAGGAATCAATAAAAATTTGGTACTCAAAAGATTCTCTTTCCTTAAATTTCactattttctttttccttttcctgtttttctttctttgcagGTACTATGGAGGGACTTTGTCAGAGAAGGTACTTGGGAAGACACTGAAAGCACTTAATGTCCCTAGAAAGGAGTATATTGTTTCCACCAAGTGTGGAAGGTATGCTGAGGGTTTTGATTTTAGTGCTGAGAGAGTGACTAAAAGCATTGATGAGAGCTTGGCAAGATTGCAGCTAGATTATGTTGATATACTTCAATGTCATGACATTGAGTTTGGCAATCTAGATCAGGTGCTTATAAGTTTCTATGAATTTTTAGATTTGTACATGTGGGatgtggattttttttttactatgccACTTTATATCAACCTGGGTTGTTTGGTGTTTGTTATTCAATATCTATTTCTCAGAATGTTGTGATGTGATATAAGGTGATTATTAAGCTCAGATCTTTGGTTTTCTATTGTTGATAGATTGTCAATGAGACAATCCCTGCCCTTCAAAAGCTGAAGGAAGCTGGGAAAATCCGCTTCATTGGCATAACCGGGCTTCCATTAGAAGTTTTTACATATGTTCTTGATCGGGTACCACCAGGAACAGTTGATGTGATTCTTTCATACTGTCACTATAGTGTTAATGATTCAACCTTGGATGATTTAATACCATACTTGAAGAGCAAAGGTGTAGGTGTAATCAGTGCTTCTCCGCTTGCAATGGGACTTCTTACTGAGGCTGGTCCTCCAGAATGGCACCCAGCTTCATCTGAGCTGAAGGTACATTTCTCTTGTTTCATTGCTTTAGCTTTTGCATTGGTGATTAATCTTCATAAATTCCTTGTCATAGAAATGGAAATAGCGAGATGTTCAAGTTCGAATCCCTCTCCTCTAAtgtcaaatgaaaaaaaaaaaccctactaATCTgcataaatttcaaattttaaagttGGAAAATAAATATGCCTACTTGATCTGTCTTTTCAGACCAGAGTAGCTATCTAGGAGGAGAATCATTTTTGTCTTTTTAATTTGTTCAACAGCTATTCTTGTGATGTATAACTAGGTTCGAAGATGGGTTAATCTATTTAGAAGTGGGATATTGTTTGATTGTTGATTATATAAGTAACAACTTAACTGTTGTCTTTTAATACTTTTTATATCCACAGTCTGCGAGCCAAGCTGCTGCTGCCTTTTGTCAAAAGAAGGGGAAGAATATTTCAAAGTTAGCCATGCAATACAGCTTGTCAAACAAAGATATTTCATCTGTGCTGGTTGGGATGAACTCTGTCAAGCAGGTCCTGTTTGTCACTAGCTTTTGTTTTGAAGTTTGTTGTATGCTCATTCAAAACACATGCCAGATCTTTATCCTGGCTTTTAGCGCAATTGTTCTAGTTTTGAACTGCCCTTAAATTCATTTAAACGCAGAGTATTTTCTCATTCACTTTAGTTAAACATGaatgaaatttttgttaataggTTGAAGAGAATGTTGCTGCTGCAATAGAACTTGCAAATAATGGGAAGGATGAAGAAACTTTATCAGAACTTGAGGCTATTTTTAAACCAGTGAAAAACCAAACATGGCCTAGTGGAATCCAGCAGAGTTGACATCTTTGCTTATGTTCTCAAGCTTCATGCACTGGTCCTGTGGTAACAATTTCATTCAAAGAGaagcctaaatttatttaatGGATCTATTTTATGCCAGACCGAAACAGAAATGGAAAAAATAATGTGCAATTGAATGCTGGTGATCATTATGTTTATGTTATAGCTATTGGGAATAATGCTAGCAGGTACAATAAATCTCATTTCTGATTTAAGAATGTAAGCATTGGATCAATTAAATAATGGTAGCACCCTTTCTGTTTTTtattaaagtatttttcattcagtTAAGAAGTATATATTGTTGTGGAATGTTATTCTTAAGCATTGTACATTGTGCAAACTAATCTATTTAATGTTAATGAATAAAGCTGTTATGTTGAAATTGTTTAATACTAGCAATTATTCATAGTTATTGTTTGTTCATTGTACCTAACTTTACATATTTCCACTTAGCTAGACAAGCTCTTGTGAAGGGTGTTTCCTATCTTTGTGCAAGATGCATTAGTGCATCCAGGAGAGAAATGATGGACACCTTTGCTTGGCAAAGGCCGTACTGTTTAATGAACAGAATGTTTTTTTAGGACCCACTTTTATAGTACTAAGAGtgcccaaattttaaaatttgctaaTTCAAGGTAGCAAGTGACACACCAATGAGAAGGATAAAGAGGGAATTGATAGAAAATATGTAGGAGAGGGGTTTATTGGTAATTATATTGATAGGGTATAGATGGATTGaaaatatagtatatatatatatgtgtgtgtgtgtgtgggaTCATGAGAATCGTATTGTAATTGAGCCTTGGCTCTTGGGAGAGTTGAGTTCTCTCCAATATGTCATTGTTACACTTTGTTCATTCAATATCAAATCCCAATTGTGCCTAGTTATTGTTATTGCCAATTCTATCTATCATTTTGCCTATTATTTCTCTTATTCATTGAAGATCCTTGTTGGGGCAATTCAGAATCATAAGATATGAACTCAAAGATAACTGTTATAGAGGAAAGACATTAAGATGTAAAATTTGTGTACGAGGGACCTTGTTTGaagtataacaaaaaaaaaaaaagcaagctTTTATAGCATGaatgaacatatatatatatatgctactACTAGTAAACAACTGTTCATCAAATCTATATCCACTGTCTAGTTCTTTATCTTTTTATTCCTCACCATTTTAAACATCTGTTCTAAGCAAGCTCCAATTCAATGCCAGCCTTTGGTAGCCGTGAATTGATCTTTCTTGATTAGAAGACTTATTTTTAACAATTCTTTGTaacaaatagaataaataatacTGCTTTCAATGCTTTCTTTTCATTCATTTATGCGAATATGATTGATGAATGTATTAGACGGGCCATCCATTGGCTGGTTGTATACAAATTCAAAAGCCTCGTCTTAGTTTTCTGTAAGATAAACTAGTTGTTGTAGACAGTTAGAAGTGCACTTAAATGGTACCTAGACCATAGCCTCCCTTAGGGATATTTACAGTGGTCAAAGAAGTCTTTAGGAAATTTCTTAACTTGGCTAACACCAAGCAGACAAACACCAATTTTTTCTCTTGTGTACCTCTGTTAGAAGGTAAACAAAAACATGAGAAAGTAGGGTAGGTAATCAAGACTCTGTTACTGTTTTTGCTTTTGTATGTATAAATATGGCAATGTGGCATGATAGGAAGAAAGTTTTTTTATCAACATGTAAAAGTGAGGTGGGCCTATTTGACACATGAGCTAGTGAGGAATCACATGGAATTGTCTTCTTATTCATCATTGTAGTGATAGAACTTAGACAGAAACATATTATTTTGTGGGGTAAATAGAGCCAACACAGACCTCCACTTTGCATTAGATAAAAGATTTTGGGTTAGAGAAAAATGGATTAAAGATAAGACATGATTGAGACATATTAAGGTattaatagaataaaaataaattaataaatgaatgaatgaatgacTAGATAGACTTTCTGCATACTGCGCACGGTTGAGAAATGTTTCAGCTAAAAGTGTTATCCCAATCCTAAATCTGTGGCAGCTATAGGAATCAATAAAGAGCCATTTAGAGAATTAATCTCAAATGGAGTGGTT
Above is a genomic segment from Cannabis sativa cultivar Pink pepper isolate KNU-18-1 unplaced genomic scaffold, ASM2916894v1 Contig3, whole genome shotgun sequence containing:
- the LOC133033188 gene encoding L-galactose dehydrogenase-like, with protein sequence MASSLGKVELRTLGNTGLKLSCVGFGASPLGNVFGPVSEDDAIASVRLAFSLGINFFDTSPYYGGTLSEKVLGKTLKALNVPRKEYIVSTKCGRYAEGFDFSAERVTKSIDESLARLQLDYVDILQCHDIEFGNLDQIVNETIPALQKLKEAGKIRFIGITGLPLEVFTYVLDRVPPGTVDVILSYCHYSVNDSTLDDLIPYLKSKGVGVISASPLAMGLLTEAGPPEWHPASSELKSASQAAAAFCQKKGKNISKLAMQYSLSNKDISSVLVGMNSVKQVEENVAAAIELANNGKDEETLSELEAIFKPVKNQTWPSGIQQS